The genomic window GATATTTTGAAAACATGGCTGTGTTTGTCCCTATGTCTGTGCCTGGTGACAGGGTACGGGTTAAAATCATATCCATCAAGAAAAGTTATGCTAGAGGGATCATAGAGACAATAATAAAACCAGGTGAAGAAAGAGTCGCTGATAAAGATAAAGTAACATTTGAAGATTTTCACGGATGTGACTTCGGAATGCTGAAGTATGAAAGTCAGCTGAAATATAAAAAAGAGATGGTAGAAGACGTACTCAAAAAAATAGGTAAAATAGAAAATTTTGAAATATACGATACAATAGGAAGTGATTTCCCTAAATATTATAGAAACAAAGTGATAGAACCCTTTGCCTTTAAAGACGGAGAGATAATATCCGGATTCTTTAAAAAAAAATCTCATGAAGTTTTTGAGGTGTCTGAAAACATGCTTCAGTCACAACTTGCCAACAGGATAATAAAAGAGCTCAAAGAGATACTGAATAAAAAAAGAGTACCTGTCTATGATGAAAAAAAGCACAGAGGAGTCTTGAGGCATGTTATGGTCAGAACCAATTCTTTTGAAGAAGCAATGGTAGTACTCATTGTTAAAGGAGAACCTGCTAAAAATCTAAAGAAGATTCTCTTTGAACTGAGAGACAGGTGCCCAGAAATAAAATCTGCTTATATATCTGTAAATGACAAGAGGACCAACGTGGCCCTTGGAGAGAAAAATATTTATGTATATGGAGATGAGGTTCTGAAAGAAGAATTATTTGGTATGAAATTTAATATATCTCCTACATCTTTTTTTCAAATAAATCTAGAACAGACAAATAAACTTTATGAAACAGCAGTCACATATTTTGATGACTTAAAGAATAAAAATATAGTAGATGCCTACTCCGGGACTGGGACTATAGCTATGATACTTTCCCGTTGGGCTAAAAAAGTATTTGCCATAGAGATGGTCAAGTCTGCTACGGAAGATGCAATAAAAACAAGTACGGAAAATGAAATTAAAAATATTGATTTTATAAACGGAAAAGTAGAGAGCAAGCTAGAAGAGCTACTTCATAAAAAAGAGAAAATAGACGCTATAATTTTTGATCCGCCAAGGAAGGGAATAGATGAAAGTGTACTTCACAGCGTTGCAAAAACAGGCATAGACCAGATAGTTTATATATCATGCAACCCATCAACATTTGCAAGGGATGCCAATATTTTAAATGAAATAGGATATGACCTTTTAAAAGTACAGCCTGTAGACATGTTTCCCCAGACGAGCCATATAGAGGTTGTAGGGAAATTTTTAAAAAGAACTTAGGAGGAAGCCATGTTTAAATTTATTTTTTTTGCAGTTTTGGCATATGTTTTGGGGTCGATACCAACTGGTGTTATAATAGGTAAAAAAATGAAAGGTGTAGATATAAGAGAGCACGGGAGCAAAAATTCTGGAGCTACAAACGCTTATAGGGTACTAGGTGCTAGGTATGGAATAATGGTGCTGATAGCTGACGCCGCTAAAGGTTTTTTTCCGGTTATGTTCGCGGATTTTGCAGGAGTTGAGGGGACGTTTCTCATACTGGTTGGTCTAATAACAATAATGGGTCACTCTCTCTCAATTTTTTTAAATTTTAAGGGTGGAAAAGGGGTGGCGACGAGCTTAGGGGTATTTCTCTATCTTGTTCCCCAGGTGATGCTTGTGACTATAGGCGTCTTTGTAATAGTGGCATATTTTAGTAAGTATGTCTCGCTTGCATCTGTTACCTGTGCGGCACTGTTGCCGATACTGACTCTTATCATGCCTATAAGAGAATCTCTCATAAGATTAGAACTATTCATTATGACTTTTTTAATTGGTGCTTTTGTAATATACAGACACAGGACAAATATATCTAGGCTTATGGATGGAACCGAAAATAAATTTAAATTTAAATAGGGAGATGGGTATGGAAAAAAT from uncultured Ilyobacter sp. includes these protein-coding regions:
- the plsY gene encoding glycerol-3-phosphate 1-O-acyltransferase PlsY, producing MFKFIFFAVLAYVLGSIPTGVIIGKKMKGVDIREHGSKNSGATNAYRVLGARYGIMVLIADAAKGFFPVMFADFAGVEGTFLILVGLITIMGHSLSIFLNFKGGKGVATSLGVFLYLVPQVMLVTIGVFVIVAYFSKYVSLASVTCAALLPILTLIMPIRESLIRLELFIMTFLIGAFVIYRHRTNISRLMDGTENKFKFK
- the rlmD gene encoding 23S rRNA (uracil(1939)-C(5))-methyltransferase RlmD; amino-acid sequence: MLKKEQIIELEIEKLIFGGEGLGYFENMAVFVPMSVPGDRVRVKIISIKKSYARGIIETIIKPGEERVADKDKVTFEDFHGCDFGMLKYESQLKYKKEMVEDVLKKIGKIENFEIYDTIGSDFPKYYRNKVIEPFAFKDGEIISGFFKKKSHEVFEVSENMLQSQLANRIIKELKEILNKKRVPVYDEKKHRGVLRHVMVRTNSFEEAMVVLIVKGEPAKNLKKILFELRDRCPEIKSAYISVNDKRTNVALGEKNIYVYGDEVLKEELFGMKFNISPTSFFQINLEQTNKLYETAVTYFDDLKNKNIVDAYSGTGTIAMILSRWAKKVFAIEMVKSATEDAIKTSTENEIKNIDFINGKVESKLEELLHKKEKIDAIIFDPPRKGIDESVLHSVAKTGIDQIVYISCNPSTFARDANILNEIGYDLLKVQPVDMFPQTSHIEVVGKFLKRT